GCCGGGGTATAGCTCCAGTGACCGTCGTCACCCGCAATCACGGTGCCCAGCACGGTATCGCCATCGTAGATCGTCACCGTGCTGCCCGCTTCCGCCGTGCCGCTCAGGGTCGGTGTCGCGTCATTGGTCAGATCCCCGCTGCTCAGCGGGCCGGTGTGCGGGTTAACATCGTCGGTTACCTGAAGATCGCTGGTATCCGGCGCGGTCGTGTCTATCGTCAGCTCAAAAGCCGGCGAGTGCCCGCTGGTGTTCCCGGCCTTGTCCGTTACCGTGGTGCTCAGGCTGTGCGCACCGTCCCCCAGCGCGTCCGGAGTATAGCTCCAGTGGCCGTCGTCACCCACAATCACGGTGCCCAGCACGGTATCGCCGTCGTAAATTGTGACGGTACTGCCCGCTTCCGCCGTGCCGCTCAGGGTCGGCGTGGCGTCATTGGTCAGATCCCCGCTGCTCAGCGGGCCAGTGTGCTGGTTAACGTCGTCTGTCACCACAAGATCGCTGACCGGGGCCGCCACCGTGTCCACCGTCAGCTCAAAGGCTGGCGAACGCTCGCTAACGTTTCCGGCTTTATCGGTCACCGTAGCGCTCAGGCTGTGAGTACCCTCGCTCAGTTCCGGCAAAGTGAAACTCCAGTGCCCATCTTCACCTACAACGACAGAACCTAGTACGGTATCACCGTCATAAATCGTTATCGTGGTGCCAGCTTCCGCCGTCCCTTTAATCTCCGGGGTTGTATCATCGGTGACATCACCGGAATGCAGCACGCCGGTGATAGGCCCCACATTGTCATTGACCGTTATGTTCTGGGCTGCGGTAGGTAATTCTGTATCTGAGTCGCTATCCGAATCTGCATCGCTGTCAGAATCCGAGTCACTATCGGAGTCAGAGTCGCTGTCAGAGTCAGAATCGCTGTCGGAATCGGAGTCACTGTCAGAATCCGAATCGCTGTCAGAGTCCGAATCGCTGTCAGAATCTGAATCACTATCGGAGTCCGAGTCGCTGTCAGAATCCGAGTCACTGTCAGAATCCGAGTCGCTGTCCGAATCCGAGTCACTGTCCGAATCCGAGTCACTGTCGGAATCCGAATCGCTGTCAGAGTCAGAATCACTGTCTGAATCGGAGTCGCTGTCAGAATCCGAGTCACTGTCCGAGTCCGAGTCACTATCGGAGTCAGCATCGCTATCGGCATCGGAGTCGCTGTCAGAGTCCGAGTCACTATCAGAATCTGAATCATCAGGAGAAATTGAGGAGTGGTGATCTTTATTTGAAGTACCGGCAAACATCGCCGCAATGCCCAGTAGAGCCGCACCCGCCATGGCCCAACCGGCAATGCTTTGCCCTGCGCCACCGGTAGCAATGACTTCTGAAAGATCGCTAATCAGGGAATAATGGGCACCATCAGTACCAGCGCCCTCTAGCCACCATAATGCGCCCGTCTCATCGTCCATAAGAACCAGGTCACTGTGCTGTCCATGCTCATCCACAACGAAAAAGTTTTTAATTGTAACGGTGTCACCGTTATGGAGTTTTAGAACAAGATCATTACCTTGCCGGGCATATGAACTAATCTCTTCACGCTTGACATGCAGGAGAACCACTGACTGCGTATTTAGATTAACTAGATTGCCATCAACGGTGCGTTCAACACCCGTTTCTTTCACTGTCACATTTATATTTTTCATCAGGTTGCACCCTTGAGATGAAGACGCAGTCAGAGGTATGAGATAATTCTTAATAATCCATCTTATTAGATATACCAGTTCCTGGAGTCCCGCAAGGGCATGACAAAATAAGAAAATTACATCCTGAAATAACATAAAAACGTTATTTTACATACAATTAAAATAATACGCTTACATTTTGAGATGTTAATAACGACCATAAGAAAAACGGTTGCTCACGGTTATTACAATAAAGATAAAATCATGAATAATACATTTCTCATATTGAGAAACATCCATTTAACCACTGATTCAAAAATATCTGTGATATTAGTCATGTAAATAACAGATAAAAAGCAACGGTTTTTTTAAAGTTTAAAAAAAAATCATAACAGATAAGCCCCACACTCACAGTGGTTTATTAAGAAAAATAAATTGCCTGGCGGAGGAAATTTTAAGAATAAGGAAAGAAAAAGAGACAAAACTTGCCAGTTAAAAACGGGAAGACAACGCGTAAAAGTAAAATTTAGACTGGCGTTCGTTTTACTTTAAAATAAAGAAACGTTTCGATGTGGTTTTAATTAAAACACTTACCATAAATAACTTAATAAATATCGCTAAAATAAATATCCTCCGGCATAGCCGGAGGTTTTTCATATGCGCCTATAAGGCTCTGTTGCCAGCCGCGCCCTAACAGGCGCATCGCGATCTGACATTTGCATTTATGGATTACTTACGGCCCGTAAACGGGCTGCCCGGATAGGGGATCGAGAGTTGCTCACCCATTTTATCCTCTTCCAACTGGTGCTTTATGTATTCTTGTATCCTGGCTGTATTTTTCCCAACCGTATCAACGTAATACCCTCGGCACCAGAATTCCCTGTTACGGTATTTGAACTTCAAATCGCCAAACTGCTCATAAAGCATCAGGCTGCTCTTTCCCTTCAGGTATCCCATAAAGCCCGACACACTCATTTTGGG
This Klebsiella sp. RHBSTW-00484 DNA region includes the following protein-coding sequences:
- the tnpA gene encoding IS200/IS605-like element IS1541B family transposase; translated protein: MRDEKSLAHTRWNCKYHIVFAPKYRRKVFYGEKRKAIGSILRKLCEWKNVNILEAECCVDHIHMLLEIPPKMSVSGFMGYLKGKSSLMLYEQFGDLKFKYRNREFWCRGYYVDTVGKNTARIQEYIKHQLEEDKMGEQLSIPYPGSPFTGRK